The window TGATTGAGAAAAAAGCTCAGATTGATGCAGAAGTTAAGAAATTAGAAGCAGAATTAACAACTCTCCAAAACGATATTGACGAAAAAGTTAAAGTATTTAACCAAGTGCAAGCAGATATTAAAGAAGTTGATGCGAGTATTGTGGAAACAGAAAAGCGTATTGAGCAACGTTCCGCTATTTTGAGTGAACGTATGGCTGCATACCAAGCGCAGGATAACACAGTGGGTGTTTATTTAAGCGTAGTTCTTGAAGCAAAAAGCTTTGCAGACTTAATGGACCGTGTCGTAGCGGTTAAAACATTAATGGATGCTGACCAAGAATTAGTCAATCAACAAGAAGCAGATAAAGCTAAATTAGAAGAACAAAAAGCAACTTTAGATGAAAAACAAAAAGAATTACAAAAACAATTCCAAGCGCTTCAACAAAAAGAAAGTGAAATGGAAGTTAAAAAAGCTGAAAACGAAGCAAAATCACTTGCGTTAAAGGCTCAAATTGCATCGAAACAAGAAGAGGAACGCTTAGAGGCGGAACGTAAAGCAGCTGAAGAAGAAGCGGCTCGTTTACGTGCTCTTCAATCTGCTACACCTGTAATGCAAACAACTAATAATGGTGGTAAAACACAATCATTCGTTGTTGGTTCAGGTTCAGGTACAGCATCTTCTGGGGATGCTATTTCAACAGCT of the Lysinibacillus fusiformis genome contains:
- a CDS encoding C40 family peptidase; amino-acid sequence: MGKRNKWRKSMVLTLALAGGLLFNTVQPTEVHAEETSQQMIEKKAQIDAEVKKLEAELTTLQNDIDEKVKVFNQVQADIKEVDASIVETEKRIEQRSAILSERMAAYQAQDNTVGVYLSVVLEAKSFADLMDRVVAVKTLMDADQELVNQQEADKAKLEEQKATLDEKQKELQKQFQALQQKESEMEVKKAENEAKSLALKAQIASKQEEERLEAERKAAEEEAARLRALQSATPVMQTTNNGGKTQSFVVGSGSGTASSGDAISTAKQFLGRGYVWGGSNPSTGFDCSGLVQWSYKQAGVSLPRTASQQYLATQRISASEARVGDLVFFSYGSGVAHVGIYLGNNTMIDAQNKGVVIESLDWWNQYLVGFGRIQ